TATTGACGCTGTTCCCTCTTGATACTTACGTTGAAAAACCTGTAAATCTTATGCAGGTAATGCCGGGCGACACAGCAAAAACTCCTATATGGGACGAATACAAAGCAATAGTCGCAAAGCACGACGAAAGAGGAAACAACGCTATCGGTCAGATAGAACGTTTTGAATTCTATGAACAGGCAAAGACCGCCTATGCAATAATCGCAACAGGCGAAAAAGCCGTATACGCAAACATAATGCTCCAGAAGGGCGTTGTTTAAGCATACAGCAGCAACTTGAAAGGATATAAATATGTACGAAGAAATTAAAGAACAAATGGTAGACATCTGCCACAAGCTCTGGCAGAAGGGCTGGGTTGCCGCAAATGACGGCAACGTAACCGTAAAGGTTGGCGAGGGTAAATATCTTGCTACGCAGACAGGCGTCAGCAAGGCGTTCATCACTCCCGAAAAGATAGGTCTTATTGATGATGACTTCAACATACTTGAAGCCGCTGATGGCTTCCGTCCCTCGTCAGAGGTAAAGATGCACCTGAGATGCTACAAGGAGCGTCCCGACGTAGGCGCAGTAGTTCACGCTCATCCTCCCGTTTCAACCGGCTTTGCCTGCGCTCATCTGCCTATGGATGATTACTGCATGATAGAAACTGTAATCGGAGTAGGCTCAATA
This window of the [Eubacterium] siraeum genome carries:
- a CDS encoding class II aldolase/adducin family protein encodes the protein MYEEIKEQMVDICHKLWQKGWVAANDGNVTVKVGEGKYLATQTGVSKAFITPEKIGLIDDDFNILEAADGFRPSSEVKMHLRCYKERPDVGAVVHAHPPVSTGFACAHLPMDDYCMIETVIGVGSIPLTPYGTPSTYEVPEAIAPYLKDHDCMLLENHGALTVGADLITAYYRMETMELQAHISLVARLLGGVKDITPDNIDRLIGMREQYGVTGKHPGYKKYL
- a CDS encoding fucose isomerase, whose product is MLKNIPAILSPELLKTLCEMGHSDRIIIADGNFPAESMGKNCKVIRADGHGVPELLDAILTLFPLDTYVEKPVNLMQVMPGDTAKTPIWDEYKAIVAKHDERGNNAIGQIERFEFYEQAKTAYAIIATGEKAVYANIMLQKGVV